One stretch of Deltaproteobacteria bacterium DNA includes these proteins:
- a CDS encoding ABC transporter permease, whose protein sequence is MVIGTVIGIVSGYSGKVIDNVLMRITDFFLVIPWLPLMMVLAAILGTSIWNIIVVIGVTSWAGTARVVRSQTLSVRENQFVERTVSIGAGSGHIMLHHILPNVFPLVFANTILIAAAAITSETTLSFLGLGDPAHASWGMMLHYAFETGATSTGAWWYFLPPGLCVVAVVLAFTLMGYAFDEILNPKLKER, encoded by the coding sequence CCATGGTGATCGGCACGGTCATCGGCATCGTCTCCGGATACAGCGGGAAAGTCATCGATAACGTTCTGATGCGTATTACAGACTTTTTCCTGGTGATCCCCTGGCTGCCGCTGATGATGGTCCTGGCGGCCATTCTGGGCACCAGCATCTGGAATATCATCGTAGTGATCGGTGTCACCAGCTGGGCGGGCACCGCCCGGGTCGTTCGCTCCCAAACCCTGTCGGTCCGGGAGAACCAGTTCGTGGAACGGACGGTTTCCATCGGTGCCGGCAGCGGGCACATCATGCTGCATCACATCCTGCCCAATGTATTTCCTTTGGTCTTTGCCAACACGATCCTGATCGCTGCGGCGGCGATCACCTCGGAGACGACCCTGAGCTTTCTGGGTCTGGGGGATCCGGCCCACGCCAGCTGGGGGATGATGCTGCATTACGCCTTCGAAACCGGAGCCACCAGCACCGGCGCCTGGTGGTATTTTCTTCCGCCGGGGCTCTGCGTGGTCGCGGTGGTCCTGGCTTTTACGCTGATGGGGTATGCCTTTGATGAGATCCTGAACCCCAAACTGAAGGAGCGGTAA